A section of the Virgibacillus sp. NKC19-3 genome encodes:
- a CDS encoding TetR/AcrR family transcriptional regulator encodes MNQRKVLSSVKDQELVEKRRSQMIQGAITLFKEKGFHRTTTREIAKESGFSIGTLYEYIRTKEDILFLVVDSIHHRVRDSLEAKIDLKHPSVENLVSLLDSYFRLMDDMQEEVLILYQEVKSLKQEARAYVLRKERDMVGMLEHAIVACLPNEVSKQAAQLLANNIFVHGQMWGFRRWILQKQFTLDEYIDRQIHYIFHGLAMEAT; translated from the coding sequence ATGAATCAGCGCAAAGTCCTTTCCTCTGTAAAAGATCAGGAACTCGTTGAGAAACGGCGCAGTCAAATGATTCAAGGAGCGATTACCCTTTTTAAGGAAAAAGGATTTCACCGCACAACAACAAGAGAAATTGCAAAAGAATCAGGTTTTAGCATTGGAACACTATATGAATACATCCGTACGAAGGAAGATATTTTATTCCTTGTTGTTGATTCCATTCATCACCGGGTTCGTGACAGTCTGGAAGCAAAAATAGATTTAAAACACCCGTCTGTTGAGAATTTGGTTTCCTTACTTGACTCCTACTTTCGGCTAATGGATGATATGCAGGAGGAAGTGCTTATCCTCTATCAGGAAGTCAAATCGTTGAAACAAGAAGCCAGGGCATATGTGCTTCGTAAAGAACGTGACATGGTAGGGATGTTGGAACATGCTATTGTAGCCTGTTTGCCAAATGAAGTTTCCAAGCAAGCTGCTCAGCTCTTAGCAAATAATATTTTTGTACATGGACAGATGTGGGGATTTCGAAGGTGGATACTGCAAAAGCAATTTACCCTTGATGAATATATTGATAGACAGATACATTACATTTTCCATGGATTGGCAATGGAAGCTACATAA
- a CDS encoding acyl-CoA dehydrogenase: MHFQATEEQEMLRKMVRDFAKNEVAPTAAERDEEERFDRNIFDQMAELGLTGIPWPEEYGGIGSDFLSYCMAVEELSRVCASTGVTLSAHISLASWPIYTYGNEAQKNNFLFRLATGEALGAYALSEPGAGSDVASMKTTAKEDIDHYVLNGSKVWITNGGVADIYIVFAKTDADAKHKGISAFIVEKGTEGFTFGKKEKKLGIRASPTTELIFENCRVPKENMLGEKGEGFKIAMTTLDGGRNGIAAQALGIAQGALDASVDYAKEREQFGKPIAVNQGISFKLADMATEVEAARLLTYQAAWLESEGKSYGKASAMSKLYAGDAAMRTTVEAVQVFGGYGYTKDYPVERYMRDAKVTQIYEGTNEIQRVVIGRMLTK; this comes from the coding sequence ATGCATTTTCAAGCAACGGAAGAACAGGAAATGTTGCGTAAAATGGTCCGTGATTTTGCCAAGAATGAGGTAGCACCAACGGCAGCAGAACGCGATGAAGAGGAGCGCTTTGACCGAAATATTTTTGATCAAATGGCCGAACTGGGGCTAACCGGAATTCCATGGCCGGAGGAATATGGTGGAATTGGCTCCGATTTCCTCAGCTATTGTATGGCAGTGGAAGAATTATCGCGGGTATGTGCATCAACTGGTGTAACGTTATCTGCCCATATTTCCTTAGCGAGTTGGCCGATATATACGTATGGAAACGAAGCCCAAAAGAATAACTTTCTCTTCCGCTTGGCAACCGGTGAAGCGCTTGGAGCATACGCATTGTCGGAACCAGGTGCGGGCAGCGATGTTGCTTCCATGAAAACGACCGCAAAAGAAGACATAGATCACTATGTATTAAATGGCAGTAAAGTATGGATCACCAATGGTGGCGTTGCAGATATTTATATTGTTTTTGCAAAAACGGACGCAGATGCGAAACATAAAGGAATCAGCGCATTCATTGTCGAAAAAGGCACAGAAGGATTCACCTTTGGGAAAAAAGAAAAGAAACTTGGAATTCGCGCATCGCCTACGACAGAGCTTATATTTGAAAATTGCCGTGTTCCTAAGGAAAATATGCTAGGAGAAAAAGGCGAGGGATTCAAAATAGCGATGACAACCCTGGATGGCGGTCGTAATGGAATAGCTGCACAGGCACTGGGTATTGCTCAAGGCGCGCTTGATGCTTCTGTTGACTATGCAAAGGAACGGGAACAGTTTGGTAAGCCGATTGCTGTTAATCAAGGAATATCATTCAAACTAGCTGATATGGCAACCGAGGTAGAAGCCGCCCGCCTATTAACTTATCAAGCGGCATGGCTGGAATCAGAAGGGAAATCTTATGGGAAAGCATCCGCCATGTCGAAGCTATACGCCGGTGATGCTGCCATGCGAACAACAGTGGAAGCGGTCCAAGTATTCGGTGGTTATGGTTACACGAAAGATTATCCGGTAGAACGCTACATGCGTGATGCGAAAGTCACACAAATTTATGAAGGAACGAACGAGATACAGCGCGTTGTGATTGGGCGCATGTTGACGAAGTAA
- a CDS encoding acyl-CoA dehydrogenase gives MNMDFSEEQEMMRKMLRNFARDEVAKEIERMEQKDRFPKEIIQKMGALGFMGIPIPYEYGGSGMDFSSYILAIHELSKVSATIGVILSVHTSVGTNPILKFGNEDQKNHYLPKLASGQYLGAFAVTEPAAGSDVSSMKTTAKKQGDSYILNGSKVFITNGGEADTYITFARTGEESISGFIVEKDTPGLTIGKKERKMGLHGSSTVQLHFDQCTVHEEQLLGSEGDGFRIALANLNIGRIGIAAQALGIAEAALEHAVSYAKEREQFGKPIARNQGVSFKLADMATEVEAAKLFVYNVASMVERNLPCSKEASMAKMYASKTAMNTAIEAVQVHGGYGYTEDYNVERLFRDAKVTEIYEGTNEIQHMVIAKNLLSD, from the coding sequence ATGAACATGGATTTTTCAGAAGAGCAGGAAATGATGCGCAAAATGCTGCGCAATTTTGCCCGCGATGAAGTTGCAAAAGAAATCGAACGCATGGAACAAAAGGATCGTTTTCCAAAAGAAATCATTCAAAAGATGGGCGCCCTTGGCTTCATGGGGATTCCCATTCCATATGAATACGGTGGAAGCGGGATGGATTTCAGTTCCTATATCCTAGCGATCCATGAGTTGTCCAAGGTAAGCGCGACGATTGGTGTCATATTATCTGTACATACATCTGTCGGAACCAATCCAATCCTTAAATTTGGAAACGAGGATCAGAAGAATCATTACTTACCCAAACTTGCCTCAGGACAGTATCTGGGTGCGTTCGCAGTAACCGAGCCAGCCGCCGGATCCGATGTTTCCAGCATGAAAACAACGGCCAAAAAGCAAGGCGATTCCTATATATTAAATGGCTCCAAAGTATTTATTACCAATGGCGGAGAGGCAGATACATACATTACCTTTGCCCGGACTGGCGAAGAATCGATTAGCGGGTTTATTGTCGAAAAAGATACGCCCGGGCTAACAATCGGAAAAAAGGAAAGGAAAATGGGACTGCATGGATCAAGCACGGTCCAATTACATTTTGACCAATGTACCGTTCATGAGGAACAGCTTCTTGGCAGTGAGGGGGATGGATTTCGGATTGCGTTGGCCAATTTGAATATTGGACGAATTGGTATCGCAGCACAAGCCCTCGGGATCGCAGAAGCAGCGCTGGAACATGCGGTAAGTTATGCGAAAGAACGGGAACAATTCGGGAAACCGATCGCACGTAACCAAGGCGTTTCTTTTAAACTGGCTGATATGGCAACAGAAGTGGAAGCAGCTAAATTATTCGTTTATAACGTGGCATCCATGGTGGAGCGTAATCTACCATGTAGTAAAGAAGCATCCATGGCCAAAATGTATGCATCCAAAACAGCCATGAACACTGCTATTGAAGCGGTGCAAGTGCACGGGGGCTATGGATATACGGAAGATTACAACGTGGAACGACTGTTTCGTGATGCTAAAGTTACCGAAATTTATGAAGGAACCAATGAGATCCAACATATGGTCATTGCAAAAAATCTGCTAAGCGATTAA
- a CDS encoding 3-hydroxybutyryl-CoA dehydrogenase, with translation MTIQNIMVIGAGQMGAGIAQAHAQAGFDVLLHDMSEEALHQGQKHIEKWLARSVEKERITEEAKDATLHRLHVSSTLKDAASSDFVIEAVVENMDVKKQVFRELDAFAPNHAILASNTSSLPITEIAAATNRPEQVIGMHFMNPVPIMKLVEIIRGLQTSDETYQAIETITNQLNKTPVEVKDFPGFVSNRVLMPMINEAVFAVYEGVASPKDIDTVMKLGTNHPMGPLTLADFIGLDTCLYIMEVLHDGFGDSKYRPCPLLRKYVKAGWLGKKSGRGFYQYD, from the coding sequence ATGACCATTCAAAACATTATGGTAATAGGCGCGGGACAGATGGGAGCAGGTATTGCTCAAGCTCACGCACAGGCGGGCTTTGATGTGTTATTGCATGACATGAGCGAAGAAGCCCTCCATCAAGGACAAAAGCATATTGAAAAATGGCTTGCCCGTTCAGTTGAAAAAGAACGAATAACAGAGGAAGCTAAAGACGCAACATTGCATCGCCTGCATGTCTCTTCAACCTTAAAAGACGCTGCGTCAAGCGATTTCGTAATTGAAGCCGTTGTGGAAAATATGGATGTAAAAAAACAGGTATTTCGCGAGCTTGATGCGTTTGCACCGAACCATGCTATCTTGGCATCGAATACATCCTCTCTTCCCATTACAGAAATCGCAGCCGCAACAAATCGTCCGGAGCAGGTGATTGGTATGCATTTTATGAATCCGGTTCCAATTATGAAGCTTGTGGAAATTATCCGAGGACTGCAAACGAGTGATGAAACCTATCAAGCTATTGAAACAATCACAAATCAATTAAACAAAACACCAGTAGAGGTGAAAGACTTCCCGGGTTTTGTTTCCAATCGAGTGCTTATGCCGATGATCAATGAAGCTGTTTTCGCGGTCTATGAAGGTGTCGCTTCACCGAAAGACATTGATACGGTCATGAAACTGGGTACCAATCATCCAATGGGCCCATTAACATTGGCGGATTTTATCGGCCTCGATACATGTCTCTATATTATGGAAGTACTACATGACGGGTTTGGTGATAGCAAATATCGTCCTTGCCCATTATTAAGAAAGTATGTGAAAGCAGGTTGGCTGGGGAAAAAATCCGGCCGGGGCTTTTACCAGTATGATTAA
- a CDS encoding acetyl-CoA C-acetyltransferase, with amino-acid sequence MRKTVIVSGARTPFGKFGGGLQPFTAARLGGKAISEALRRARMEDGENVDEVIMGTVLQGGQGQIPSRQAAREAGIPWNVKTETINKVCASGLRSVTLADQLIRLGDEDIIVAGGMESMSNAPYFLPDARWGNRMGDKTVKDMMVHDGLTCSFHGVHMGNYGNSTAEAYGLTREAQDEWSFRSHQRAVKAIEDGKFAEEIVSMEVPQRKGDPIVVDTDEAPRKDTTVEKLAKLRPAFDKEGTITAGNAPGVNDGAAAFVVMGDDKAAQLGKTPMATVLGHAEVAVEAKDFPQTPGLVINQLLEKTGYSNEDIDLFEINEAFAAVSLASGKIAGIEPEKINVNGGAVALGHPIGASGARIILTLIHELKRRGGGLGIAAICSGGGQGDAMLIEVPKG; translated from the coding sequence ATGCGAAAAACAGTGATTGTTTCTGGTGCAAGAACACCATTCGGGAAATTTGGAGGAGGTCTTCAACCATTTACTGCCGCTCGTCTTGGCGGTAAAGCCATTAGTGAGGCTTTGCGACGCGCAAGAATGGAAGACGGGGAAAATGTCGACGAAGTGATCATGGGTACGGTCTTACAAGGTGGTCAGGGACAAATACCTTCACGCCAAGCAGCCAGGGAAGCAGGTATCCCTTGGAATGTTAAAACGGAAACCATTAATAAAGTTTGTGCATCTGGACTGCGCAGTGTGACCTTGGCTGATCAGTTGATCCGTCTTGGAGATGAAGACATCATCGTTGCCGGTGGAATGGAGAGCATGAGCAACGCGCCTTATTTCCTTCCTGATGCACGGTGGGGGAACCGAATGGGCGATAAAACGGTGAAAGATATGATGGTACATGACGGTTTAACCTGTTCGTTTCACGGTGTTCATATGGGGAACTATGGAAATTCCACAGCCGAAGCGTACGGGTTAACGAGGGAAGCACAAGATGAATGGTCTTTCCGCAGTCATCAGCGTGCAGTTAAAGCAATCGAAGACGGGAAATTTGCCGAGGAGATCGTCTCAATGGAAGTACCACAGCGTAAAGGGGATCCGATTGTGGTCGATACAGATGAGGCCCCTCGCAAGGATACGACGGTGGAAAAGCTCGCCAAATTACGCCCGGCCTTTGATAAGGAAGGCACCATCACTGCCGGTAACGCACCCGGTGTGAATGACGGGGCAGCTGCCTTTGTTGTGATGGGAGATGATAAAGCAGCGCAGTTAGGCAAAACACCAATGGCAACCGTATTAGGTCATGCGGAAGTTGCTGTAGAAGCCAAAGATTTCCCACAAACACCAGGACTGGTCATTAATCAATTACTGGAAAAAACAGGTTATTCCAACGAAGATATTGACCTATTTGAAATCAATGAAGCCTTCGCTGCCGTTTCACTGGCCAGTGGCAAAATCGCCGGTATCGAACCGGAAAAAATCAATGTCAATGGAGGTGCTGTTGCATTAGGACATCCGATTGGTGCAAGTGGTGCGCGCATTATTTTAACGTTGATCCATGAGCTAAAACGTCGAGGCGGAGGCCTTGGAATCGCGGCAATTTGCAGCGGCGGTGGTCAGGGAGATGCGATGTTGATAGAAGTGCCGAAGGGGTAA
- a CDS encoding heterodisulfide reductase-related iron-sulfur binding cluster, whose amino-acid sequence MDTFLLINLLAFIAITLYGLYLFIKVVATRVSYIKLGQKTDFDWAIKERLHRIIKIVFGQSKLLKDKKSGAIHVMMFYGFILVQFGAIDFFVKGLAPGSHLPFGRFYPGFVFFQELVTLMILVAVAWAFYRRYMEKIVRLKRGFKAGLVLLFIGTLMVSVLVGNGMGQIWHGEAATWTEPVASFIAGVFGWMSPAAAMVVFFIAWWIHTITILTFLVYVPQSKHAHLIAAPINVFISKRVPGKLKKIDFDMDDMDEESEEEISFGVGKVEDFDQRQMLDFYACVECGRCTDVCPAAGTGKMLSPMDIMIKVRDHLTEKGAAITGNSPWVPAYAFAGSQGNQASGKEEAAATVQHASLIGDVITEEELSGCTTCRACEDACPVNNEHVGQIIDMRRYLVMTEGKMDPDAQRAVMNIERQGNPWGLSKKDRIKWRDTDDSVSIPTVKELQKEGKDFEYLFWVSSMGAYDSRSQKIAIAFAKLMNQAGVNFAILGNKEANSGDTARRIGNEFLFQEIAEKNIKEFEKNNVKKIVTIDPHAYNIFKNEYPDFGFEGEVYHHTQLLFDLLMNGKLKPRRQINQRLTYHDSCYLGRYNGVYDPPREILTSIPGLELVEMKRNKENGMCCGAGGGLMWSEDTTGNRINVARTEQAMAVESTMISSACPFCLTMLSDGTKAKDVDEDISTMDVAEILALSVLVEEEEKTA is encoded by the coding sequence ATGGATACATTTTTGTTGATTAACTTATTGGCGTTCATAGCCATAACGTTATACGGGTTGTACTTATTCATTAAGGTTGTAGCAACAAGAGTTTCCTATATTAAGCTCGGTCAAAAAACAGATTTTGATTGGGCGATCAAAGAGCGGTTGCACCGAATTATAAAAATCGTTTTTGGGCAGTCCAAGCTCCTGAAGGATAAGAAATCAGGTGCCATTCATGTTATGATGTTCTATGGCTTCATTCTTGTCCAATTTGGTGCCATTGATTTTTTCGTGAAAGGCCTAGCGCCGGGCAGCCACTTGCCATTTGGTAGGTTCTATCCCGGGTTTGTATTTTTCCAGGAGCTCGTAACATTAATGATTCTAGTAGCGGTAGCTTGGGCATTCTACCGTCGCTACATGGAAAAAATCGTTCGCCTAAAGCGAGGTTTCAAAGCCGGTTTAGTATTACTATTTATCGGGACGTTGATGGTATCCGTACTTGTCGGCAATGGTATGGGGCAAATCTGGCACGGCGAGGCGGCAACATGGACAGAACCTGTTGCTAGTTTCATAGCTGGGGTTTTTGGTTGGATGTCGCCGGCAGCGGCAATGGTCGTATTCTTTATTGCTTGGTGGATACATACGATTACCATTCTGACATTCCTGGTCTATGTACCACAATCCAAGCATGCACACTTAATTGCAGCTCCCATTAACGTGTTTATCAGTAAACGTGTACCGGGAAAATTAAAGAAAATCGATTTCGATATGGATGATATGGATGAAGAAAGTGAAGAAGAGATTTCATTTGGTGTTGGTAAAGTAGAAGACTTTGACCAGCGTCAGATGCTCGATTTCTATGCATGTGTGGAATGCGGACGTTGTACAGATGTCTGTCCGGCTGCCGGTACTGGGAAAATGTTGTCACCAATGGATATCATGATTAAGGTTCGCGATCATTTAACAGAGAAAGGTGCAGCAATTACCGGAAACTCGCCATGGGTTCCAGCCTATGCATTTGCTGGTTCTCAGGGAAATCAGGCAAGTGGGAAGGAAGAAGCAGCAGCGACCGTTCAACATGCAAGCTTAATTGGGGACGTGATTACAGAGGAAGAACTCAGTGGATGTACGACATGCCGTGCCTGTGAAGATGCTTGTCCGGTGAACAATGAACATGTTGGTCAAATCATTGACATGCGCCGTTACCTCGTTATGACAGAAGGGAAAATGGATCCTGATGCGCAACGCGCGGTAATGAACATCGAACGTCAAGGGAACCCTTGGGGACTGTCGAAAAAAGACCGGATTAAATGGCGTGATACGGATGATTCTGTCTCGATTCCAACCGTAAAGGAACTGCAAAAAGAAGGGAAAGATTTCGAGTATCTTTTCTGGGTAAGTTCCATGGGAGCTTATGATAGCCGCAGCCAAAAGATTGCTATTGCCTTTGCCAAGCTGATGAATCAAGCAGGTGTCAATTTTGCTATTCTAGGAAATAAAGAAGCGAATTCAGGCGATACAGCTCGCCGAATTGGAAACGAATTTTTATTCCAGGAAATTGCTGAAAAGAATATCAAAGAATTTGAGAAAAATAATGTGAAGAAGATTGTAACCATCGATCCGCATGCATACAATATTTTCAAAAATGAATACCCGGATTTCGGGTTTGAAGGAGAGGTCTATCACCATACGCAACTCCTATTTGATCTGCTCATGAATGGGAAGCTAAAACCTCGTCGTCAGATTAACCAGCGTTTGACATATCATGACTCTTGTTATTTGGGCAGATATAATGGAGTATATGACCCGCCAAGGGAAATCCTTACATCCATCCCCGGGTTGGAACTGGTAGAAATGAAACGTAATAAAGAAAATGGTATGTGCTGTGGTGCCGGCGGGGGTTTAATGTGGTCGGAAGATACAACAGGTAATCGTATTAATGTAGCCCGCACCGAGCAAGCAATGGCTGTTGAATCAACGATGATTTCCAGTGCTTGTCCATTTTGTTTAACGATGTTAAGTGATGGAACAAAGGCGAAGGATGTAGATGAAGATATCAGTACCATGGATGTTGCAGAAATTCTAGCATTATCCGTATTGGTTGAAGAAGAGGAAAAAACAGCATAA
- the argS gene encoding arginine--tRNA ligase: protein MNTLTQTEITLKQQIAAAVIQAELANSEELPEIILEKPKEKAHGDFATNIAMQLARIAKKAPREIADDIIANLDQSKAQVEKVEIAGPGFINFFMKSDFLRNVIAGILQAGDSYGQSNTGEGERVQVEFVSVNPTGNLHLGHARGAAFGDVLCNVLAAAGYNVEREYYINDAGNQIDNLALSVEARYLQALGKDVDMPESGYRGADIVEIGKTLASEYGDKWVNAASADRLAFFKEYGLKKALGNIEHDLSDFGVHFDHWFSEMTLYENDKITEALQTLEAGGYTYEKDGATWFRSSEFGDDKDRVLIKQDGNYTYLTPDIAYHKNKLDRGFHKIINVWGADHHGYVPRMRAAIQALGYAKEKFDVKIVQMVNLFEKGEKQKMSKRAGTAVSLRDLMNEVGVDATRYFFMARSNDSQLDFDMDLARSASNDNPVYYVQYAHARICTMLKQARNKGFEVNAAFDGALLTSEKEVDLLKKLGEFPQTVADAAEKHVPHKVTQYVFDLSSLLHSFYNAEKVLDADNKELTHARIALMKAVRITIANGLGLIGVSAPESM from the coding sequence GTGAACACCCTAACGCAAACAGAGATTACATTAAAACAACAAATTGCTGCTGCGGTTATTCAGGCAGAGCTGGCGAATTCGGAGGAATTACCGGAAATTATATTGGAAAAACCGAAAGAAAAAGCACATGGTGATTTTGCAACGAATATTGCGATGCAGCTTGCGCGTATTGCCAAGAAAGCCCCACGCGAAATTGCAGATGATATTATAGCAAACCTGGATCAATCCAAGGCTCAGGTTGAAAAGGTGGAGATTGCCGGACCGGGATTCATTAACTTTTTTATGAAAAGTGACTTTCTCAGGAATGTCATTGCCGGTATCTTGCAGGCTGGAGATAGCTATGGACAGAGCAATACTGGAGAAGGTGAACGCGTACAAGTTGAATTTGTTTCCGTAAATCCAACCGGGAACTTGCACTTGGGACATGCTCGTGGCGCGGCGTTTGGTGATGTGCTTTGTAATGTGCTTGCAGCTGCAGGCTACAACGTGGAACGTGAATACTATATTAATGATGCCGGCAATCAAATTGATAATCTCGCGCTATCGGTTGAAGCACGCTATTTGCAAGCGTTGGGCAAGGATGTAGATATGCCGGAGAGCGGCTACCGTGGGGCAGATATTGTCGAAATTGGCAAGACATTAGCCAGCGAATATGGCGATAAATGGGTAAATGCGGCAAGTGCAGATCGCTTGGCATTTTTTAAAGAGTACGGACTGAAAAAAGCACTCGGTAATATTGAACATGATCTGAGCGACTTTGGTGTTCATTTTGATCATTGGTTCTCAGAAATGACCCTGTATGAAAATGACAAAATCACAGAGGCACTTCAGACACTTGAAGCGGGGGGTTATACCTATGAAAAAGATGGAGCAACTTGGTTTCGCTCGAGCGAGTTTGGGGATGACAAAGATCGCGTATTGATAAAACAGGATGGCAATTATACGTACTTGACACCGGATATCGCTTACCACAAGAACAAGCTCGACCGTGGTTTTCATAAAATCATCAACGTATGGGGTGCAGATCATCATGGCTATGTTCCAAGAATGCGTGCTGCGATTCAAGCACTTGGTTACGCGAAGGAAAAATTTGATGTGAAAATCGTTCAAATGGTAAACCTGTTTGAAAAAGGTGAAAAACAGAAAATGAGTAAACGCGCAGGAACTGCCGTGTCCTTACGGGATTTAATGAATGAAGTTGGGGTGGACGCTACTCGTTACTTTTTCATGGCTCGCTCCAATGACTCCCAGCTTGATTTTGATATGGATTTAGCTCGTTCAGCATCTAATGATAATCCGGTTTACTATGTGCAATACGCCCATGCTCGTATCTGCACGATGCTCAAGCAGGCGCGTAATAAGGGATTCGAAGTCAACGCAGCATTCGATGGAGCCCTGTTAACATCAGAGAAAGAAGTCGACCTTCTTAAAAAACTTGGCGAATTTCCACAAACGGTAGCAGATGCAGCCGAGAAACATGTACCGCATAAAGTAACACAGTATGTATTTGACTTAAGTTCATTGCTCCACAGTTTCTATAATGCGGAGAAAGTACTCGATGCTGACAATAAAGAATTAACCCATGCTCGGATTGCCTTGATGAAAGCAGTGCGTATCACCATTGCAAATGGGCTTGGCTTAATTGGTGTATCCGCACCGGAAAGCATGTAA
- a CDS encoding DUF1934 domain-containing protein yields MDALQKQVLIELCTTIDDNGEMEYNTLTLSGTLFKRKELDVITYEEETEDNATTKNLITIQAGKVNIKRTGAISMNQQFRTHQTTENVLKHPYGTIHMETYTNAITYQPLDEKDIGKLVISYTVKLNGQEERKHELTLTLKEEGLV; encoded by the coding sequence ATGGATGCATTACAAAAACAGGTTCTGATCGAACTCTGCACAACCATTGATGACAATGGAGAAATGGAATATAATACGTTGACGCTTTCGGGGACACTTTTCAAGAGGAAAGAGCTTGATGTGATTACATACGAAGAAGAGACGGAAGATAATGCCACCACTAAAAATTTGATTACCATTCAAGCTGGAAAAGTTAACATCAAACGGACAGGCGCAATTTCGATGAATCAGCAGTTCCGTACCCATCAAACAACGGAAAATGTATTAAAGCATCCATATGGGACCATCCATATGGAAACATATACCAATGCTATTACATATCAGCCCCTTGATGAGAAGGACATAGGAAAATTAGTGATTTCTTATACGGTTAAACTAAATGGGCAGGAAGAACGAAAACATGAATTGACGCTAACATTGAAGGAGGAGGGTTTAGTGTGA